The Gemmatimonadales bacterium genome contains the following window.
ATCGCAGCTACTTCACCGACGGGCGCGGGGTGGAGGCGCTCGGCCCGGTGTGGTCATTCCTCGACCTCACCCCGTACGGCCGGCAGGAGGACTGGGAGGATTCCCCGGAGGGCTGGCCGCACACCGAGCGATATCAGTGGTGGCGGCGGCACGACGAATACGAGGACAGACGAAGCACCAGTTGACCGGGCTCTGACCGGAGATTGACCGGATTCTCCTAGGCTGGGAGATCGAGTGGCCGAGCCCGCGCAGATGGCGCGGGCCGGCACCGACCCAACCAGGAGAGTCCCCGTGTCCTGCCATCCACTCGCGCGTTCCGACGCGGTCTCCGCGCTCGGGCTCCTCACCCTGCTCGCCGCGTG
Protein-coding sequences here:
- a CDS encoding DUF899 family protein, with product MDPARYSSADSDFNDDFGLTTPRGETFGLSVFLRNGNAVYRSYFTDGRGVEALGPVWSFLDLTPYGRQEDWEDSPEGWPHTERYQWWRRHDEYEDRRSTS